Proteins encoded by one window of Kribbella flavida DSM 17836:
- a CDS encoding DUF1800 domain-containing protein, producing the protein MTRRAAVGAVAGVLAAGGTAVELLSRPDSLANRVAAAPGAPLRPSTPTSRAAVAQRPGLAAPDDDRDSSFVAGEKRRPKTTTAKSGVTRDYAGFAQAAKAGRTEPGLLVAKAGPLSTAQAQRHLLNRVTFGPRPADVESLRELGVDRWLAAQLSPTAKDPSGDQAWRAFKLAGADPGTIQRSITKYSWDAMFQTGFGTLGRQVFGRRQLFEVVVDVFANHLHVATPSDRGWDVAPGYATDVIRKHAFGRYADMLKAAMRHPAMLRYLDNDASTRESVNENLGRELLELHTVGVSSGYTEKDMRSSAYVLSGRGANEQGRFEYKPERHRTGRVKVLDWSAANTSGKDGLRMGDRYLDYLAKHPATARTIARKLVVRFVDDVPPPALVARLADVYLRSDTAILPVLTALFRSGEFWNSLGCKTKRPLEDVVSTARALDLPFGPSTGKGLEAMYWQLNNLGHAPLAWPSPNGYPDVAPAWSSAGQMLERWSSHRALSHGWWEGLKREKLPAELRPRPGDTYRAWFDRLGERLIGQRPNARQRSALATFVGAKTSARVDQGRMQWQAGHVVALVLDSPQFLAR; encoded by the coding sequence GTGACCCGCCGGGCCGCGGTCGGCGCGGTGGCCGGCGTACTGGCTGCCGGCGGAACGGCCGTGGAACTCCTGTCCCGGCCGGACAGCCTCGCGAACCGGGTCGCCGCCGCCCCTGGCGCTCCGCTTCGCCCCAGTACGCCGACCAGCCGCGCGGCGGTCGCCCAGCGGCCCGGGCTCGCGGCGCCCGACGACGACCGCGACTCCAGCTTCGTCGCCGGTGAGAAGCGTCGGCCCAAGACGACCACGGCCAAGTCCGGCGTCACCCGCGACTACGCCGGATTCGCCCAGGCGGCCAAGGCCGGGCGCACCGAACCGGGCCTGCTCGTCGCCAAGGCGGGACCGCTCAGCACCGCCCAGGCCCAGCGGCACCTGCTCAACCGGGTCACCTTCGGCCCTCGGCCGGCCGACGTGGAGAGCCTGCGTGAGCTCGGCGTCGATCGCTGGCTCGCCGCCCAGCTGTCACCGACGGCGAAGGACCCGTCGGGAGACCAGGCCTGGCGGGCGTTCAAGCTGGCGGGCGCCGACCCGGGCACGATCCAGCGCTCGATCACGAAGTACTCGTGGGACGCGATGTTCCAGACCGGCTTCGGCACGCTGGGCCGGCAGGTGTTCGGCCGCCGGCAGCTGTTCGAGGTCGTCGTGGACGTGTTCGCCAACCACCTGCACGTCGCGACGCCGTCGGACCGCGGCTGGGACGTCGCCCCCGGCTACGCGACCGACGTGATCCGCAAGCACGCCTTCGGCCGGTACGCCGACATGCTGAAGGCGGCGATGCGGCACCCGGCGATGCTGCGCTACCTCGACAACGACGCGTCGACCCGCGAGAGCGTCAACGAGAACCTCGGCCGGGAACTGCTCGAGCTGCACACCGTCGGGGTCTCCTCCGGCTACACCGAGAAGGACATGCGCAGCAGCGCGTACGTCCTGAGCGGGCGCGGCGCGAACGAGCAGGGCCGGTTCGAGTACAAGCCGGAGCGGCACCGGACCGGCCGGGTGAAGGTGCTCGACTGGTCCGCCGCGAACACCTCCGGCAAGGACGGTCTGCGGATGGGCGACCGGTACCTCGACTACCTCGCCAAGCACCCGGCCACCGCCCGGACGATCGCCCGCAAACTGGTGGTCCGCTTCGTCGACGACGTCCCGCCGCCGGCCCTGGTGGCCCGGCTGGCCGACGTCTACCTGCGCAGCGACACCGCGATCCTGCCGGTGCTGACCGCGCTGTTCCGCAGCGGGGAGTTCTGGAACTCGCTCGGCTGCAAGACCAAGCGCCCGCTGGAGGACGTGGTCTCGACCGCCCGCGCGCTCGACCTGCCCTTCGGTCCGAGTACCGGCAAGGGCCTGGAAGCCATGTACTGGCAACTCAACAACCTCGGCCACGCTCCGCTGGCCTGGCCGTCGCCGAACGGCTATCCCGACGTGGCGCCCGCCTGGTCGTCGGCGGGCCAGATGCTGGAGCGCTGGTCGAGCCACCGGGCGCTGTCGCACGGTTGGTGGGAGGGCCTGAAGCGGGAGAAGCTCCCGGCCGAGCTCCGTCCCCGCCCGGGTGACACCTACCGGGCGTGGTTCGACCGGCTCGGCGAACGTCTGATCGGCCAGCGCCCGAACGCCCGGCAGCGCAGCGCACTCGCCACCTTCGTCGGCGCCAAGACCAGTGCGCGGGTCGACCAGGGCCGGATGCAGTGGCAGGCCGGGCACGTCGTCGCTCTGGTCCTCGACTCGCCGCAGTTCCTGGCCCGCTGA
- a CDS encoding DUF1501 domain-containing protein, with protein sequence MNRPDQDVLSSLHPDCPDWQRLGPTAADAAVRAEAAAVATETDDRQERWSHGFTRRRLLAGGLGVGVAAVAGQLVTTRISWAAPGADPTGTLVVIFLRGGMDGLSVLVPADDPELLKARPGIAVRASSLITFGRDFGLHPSLAPLTPLITSGRLAAVPAVSTPDLSRSHFQAQDCLERGGAARSSVQSGWLDRVLSQLGPGTTFRGLGVGARMTRSLLGPTNPIMLTSLKDFTVKGIDGVAPQTLAALETLYTGIDHPLGVQGLAALQASAKAQSYHQESQGQPKDRGYPEGDFGSALATLAQLIKNKAGVRVAAVDLGGWDMHTDIGTVDNGDLTRSLKTVAEGLAAFTAELGPELDNTTVVTMSEFGRRVEQNGNSGADHGHGGVALVLGGKVKGGVHGRWEGLAPKVLDQGDVPGTNDYRDVLSEVVMSRLGLSQAQAGKVFPGWKPTPLGVMA encoded by the coding sequence ATGAACCGCCCCGATCAGGACGTCCTCTCCTCCCTGCACCCCGACTGCCCCGATTGGCAACGGCTCGGACCGACCGCCGCCGATGCGGCCGTCCGGGCCGAGGCCGCCGCTGTGGCGACCGAGACCGACGACCGCCAGGAGCGGTGGAGCCACGGCTTCACCCGGCGCCGGCTGCTCGCCGGCGGCCTCGGAGTCGGCGTCGCCGCGGTGGCCGGCCAGCTGGTGACGACCCGCATCTCCTGGGCCGCGCCGGGAGCCGATCCGACCGGGACGCTGGTGGTGATCTTCCTGCGCGGCGGCATGGACGGGTTGTCCGTCCTGGTTCCGGCCGACGACCCGGAGCTGCTGAAGGCGCGGCCGGGCATCGCCGTCCGGGCGTCGTCGCTGATCACGTTCGGCCGCGACTTCGGGCTGCACCCGTCGTTGGCTCCGTTGACGCCGCTGATCACCTCGGGCCGGCTGGCCGCCGTACCGGCGGTGTCCACGCCGGACCTGTCCCGCAGTCACTTCCAGGCGCAGGACTGTCTGGAACGTGGCGGCGCCGCGCGGTCGTCGGTGCAGTCCGGCTGGCTCGACCGGGTGCTGAGCCAGCTAGGTCCCGGTACGACGTTCCGCGGGCTGGGGGTCGGCGCGCGGATGACCCGTTCGCTGCTCGGGCCGACGAACCCGATCATGCTGACGTCGCTGAAGGACTTCACCGTCAAGGGCATCGACGGTGTCGCACCGCAGACGCTCGCCGCGCTGGAGACCCTCTACACCGGGATCGACCATCCGCTCGGCGTGCAAGGGCTCGCGGCCCTGCAGGCGTCGGCGAAGGCGCAGAGCTACCACCAGGAGTCCCAGGGACAGCCCAAGGATCGCGGCTATCCCGAGGGGGACTTCGGGTCGGCGCTGGCCACGCTCGCCCAGCTGATCAAGAACAAGGCCGGCGTCCGGGTCGCGGCGGTGGACCTGGGCGGCTGGGACATGCACACCGACATCGGCACAGTCGACAACGGTGACCTGACCCGGTCGCTGAAGACCGTGGCGGAAGGGCTCGCGGCGTTCACCGCCGAGCTCGGGCCGGAGCTCGACAACACCACGGTGGTGACGATGAGCGAGTTCGGTCGGCGAGTGGAGCAGAACGGGAACAGCGGCGCGGACCACGGCCACGGCGGCGTGGCGCTGGTGCTCGGCGGCAAGGTGAAGGGCGGCGTGCACGGGCGCTGGGAAGGGCTCGCCCCGAAGGTCCTGGACCAGGGCGACGTGCCGGGCACCAACGACTACCGCGACGTGCTGTCCGAGGTCGTGATGAGCCGGCTCGGGCTCAGCCAGGCGCAGGCCGGCAAGGTCTTCCCGGGCTGGAAGCCCACTCCGCTGGGCGTGATGGCCTAG
- a CDS encoding maleylpyruvate isomerase family mycothiol-dependent enzyme gives MPDRPMLDYLAELDRTAAELATVLDTVDPSAAVPSCPGWTVADLALHIGAGQRWSAAILLSGVEQRRPDVLRTTISWSDWYAGTTAALVAAIRAVDPDEPCWNFAPVEQRAGFWVRRRLHETAVHLVDAVQAAVGPQTGPDTGLEVIPAPVAADGVDEVFGVFLPRLLARGFAPAVTRPIGVRAVDTGDAWSLAPAGDSEPPKVERGRADGEAVLTGTAAELLLCLWKRLPTERLTVEGDAQVAARFLAERSTS, from the coding sequence TTGCCTGACCGCCCGATGCTCGACTACCTGGCGGAGCTCGACCGCACCGCGGCGGAACTGGCGACGGTGCTCGACACCGTCGACCCGTCCGCCGCGGTGCCGAGCTGCCCCGGGTGGACGGTCGCCGATCTGGCCCTGCACATCGGCGCCGGTCAGCGCTGGTCCGCCGCCATCCTGCTCAGCGGCGTCGAGCAGCGCCGTCCCGACGTCCTGCGGACGACCATCTCCTGGTCCGACTGGTACGCCGGCACGACCGCGGCGCTGGTCGCCGCCATCCGGGCCGTCGATCCGGACGAACCGTGCTGGAACTTCGCCCCGGTCGAGCAGCGCGCGGGCTTTTGGGTCCGGCGGCGGCTGCACGAGACCGCCGTGCACCTGGTCGACGCGGTCCAGGCCGCCGTCGGACCGCAGACCGGGCCGGACACTGGTCTGGAAGTGATACCTGCCCCGGTCGCGGCGGACGGCGTCGACGAGGTTTTCGGGGTGTTCCTGCCCCGGCTGCTGGCCCGCGGCTTCGCGCCGGCGGTCACCCGGCCGATCGGCGTACGGGCGGTGGACACCGGGGACGCGTGGTCACTGGCGCCGGCCGGCGACAGCGAGCCGCCGAAGGTCGAGCGAGGCCGAGCCGACGGGGAGGCGGTGCTGACCGGCACGGCTGCGGAGCTTCTGCTCTGCCTCTGGAAGCGCCTGCCGACCGAGCGGCTGACCGTCGAGGGCGATGCGCAGGTCGCGGCTCGTTTCCTCGCCGAACGCTCGACCTCCTAG
- a CDS encoding nuclear transport factor 2 family protein — MTDLPPSLRPFVLPVEDAGQVRVERVGHVDLYHPAGTARTGAILFVHGGPGPDGLEVSPRDWPVFTGYATVAAQRGLVAAVVDHGLIRGFDQLSTAADDVEAAVGVLRADPRVDPGRVALWFFSGAGLLAGEWLDSRPDWLRCLLLTYPQLATPPGVDELVNAAEVIGRHDRAGGMGKVSPTDLPVLLTRVGRERAELAGPVAEFVSAGGAALDIIDVPKGQHGFDMLDHTEESRAAVTKALDWAIAHLGEEPAGQLPLPAASAATATSTLPPRPSTSTPSTSTPARPATSAGSPAKRAEPASTMSAPADQPTEAVTATPAAADSTAPAEPAPLPAAVADLTAAVAAAFAAETPASRVVDREHAMYAAHDLEAFLALYSPTAQLQLADGAVLRGRRSLREHYRPQFEAGRCKTELQQRMTLGDWVVEQSIRHDSDQGPVPTIVLYRVQDGLVVEVRFLA; from the coding sequence ATGACGGATCTCCCGCCCTCCCTGCGACCGTTCGTGCTACCGGTCGAGGACGCCGGACAGGTGCGGGTGGAAAGGGTCGGCCACGTCGACCTGTACCACCCGGCCGGCACCGCCAGGACGGGCGCGATCCTCTTCGTGCACGGGGGTCCGGGCCCGGACGGCCTCGAGGTGAGTCCTCGGGACTGGCCGGTCTTCACCGGGTACGCGACCGTCGCCGCCCAGCGCGGTCTGGTGGCCGCGGTCGTGGACCACGGGTTGATCCGTGGCTTCGACCAGCTGTCCACCGCAGCCGACGACGTGGAGGCCGCCGTCGGTGTACTGCGGGCCGATCCGCGGGTGGATCCGGGGCGCGTCGCGCTCTGGTTCTTCTCCGGGGCCGGCCTGCTCGCGGGGGAGTGGCTGGACAGCCGGCCGGACTGGCTGCGCTGCCTGCTGCTGACCTATCCCCAACTCGCCACCCCGCCCGGTGTCGACGAGCTGGTCAACGCTGCCGAAGTGATCGGCAGACACGACCGGGCCGGTGGGATGGGAAAGGTTTCACCTACAGACCTGCCGGTGCTGCTGACGAGGGTCGGCCGCGAGCGCGCCGAGCTCGCCGGTCCGGTGGCGGAGTTCGTCTCCGCCGGCGGCGCCGCACTGGACATCATCGACGTTCCGAAAGGGCAACACGGCTTCGACATGCTCGACCACACCGAAGAATCCCGCGCCGCGGTGACCAAGGCGCTGGACTGGGCCATCGCGCACCTGGGTGAGGAACCCGCCGGCCAGCTTCCTCTCCCGGCCGCCTCTGCCGCGACCGCCACCAGCACCCTGCCTCCCCGACCCTCTACCTCCACTCCTTCGACTTCCACCCCGGCCCGTCCGGCGACGTCCGCCGGCTCGCCGGCGAAGCGCGCCGAGCCGGCTTCCACCATGTCGGCACCTGCCGATCAGCCGACGGAAGCCGTAACAGCAACGCCGGCTGCCGCCGACTCCACTGCACCCGCGGAGCCGGCGCCGCTGCCGGCCGCGGTGGCGGACCTGACGGCCGCCGTCGCCGCCGCGTTCGCCGCCGAGACCCCCGCGTCGCGAGTGGTCGACCGCGAGCACGCGATGTACGCGGCGCACGACCTGGAGGCCTTCCTCGCGCTCTACTCGCCGACCGCTCAGCTGCAGCTGGCCGACGGCGCGGTACTGCGGGGCCGCCGGTCGCTGCGCGAGCACTACCGGCCGCAGTTCGAGGCCGGCCGGTGCAAGACCGAGCTGCAGCAGCGGATGACGCTCGGCGACTGGGTGGTGGAGCAGTCGATCCGGCACGACTCCGACCAGGGGCCGGTGCCGACGATCGTGCTGTACCGCGTCCAGGACGGCCTGGTCGTCGAGGTCCGTTTCCTTGCCTGA
- a CDS encoding dihydrofolate reductase family protein, whose product MRKLKVGALLSVDGIHGEPRSWVGSYFDDEAAAESLAELRRADAMLMGRHTYEYFAPAWPNTPGPYAERVNAIAKYVFSSTLAGTDWSNATVVAADPVKSVAELKTQGDGDLVIYGFGRLAQTLLEHDLVDELNFWLHPVVAGSGTPVFRSGISSRLDLAEVSHRPNGVVSLSYTKAPA is encoded by the coding sequence ATGCGCAAGCTCAAGGTCGGTGCTCTGCTCTCGGTCGACGGGATCCACGGGGAGCCGCGCTCCTGGGTCGGCTCGTACTTCGACGACGAGGCGGCGGCCGAGTCGTTGGCGGAGCTTCGGCGCGCGGACGCGATGCTGATGGGCCGCCACACCTACGAGTACTTCGCCCCCGCCTGGCCGAACACCCCCGGCCCGTACGCCGAACGGGTCAACGCGATCGCGAAGTACGTGTTCTCCTCGACGCTGGCCGGCACCGACTGGAGCAACGCGACCGTCGTCGCGGCCGATCCGGTGAAGAGCGTGGCGGAGTTGAAGACGCAGGGCGACGGGGACCTGGTGATCTACGGCTTCGGCCGGCTCGCGCAGACCCTGCTCGAGCACGACCTGGTCGACGAGCTCAACTTCTGGCTGCACCCGGTCGTCGCCGGCAGCGGTACTCCGGTGTTCCGATCGGGCATCTCCAGCCGGCTGGACCTGGCCGAGGTCAGCCACCGGCCCAACGGCGTCGTCTCCCTGTCGTACACCAAAGCCCCCGCCTAA